A region from the Mucilaginibacter sp. CSA2-8R genome encodes:
- a CDS encoding PAS domain-containing sensor histidine kinase: MNTTELLPGQSVDEKLFRLLVSSVTDYAIFLIDINGYILSWNEGAERIHGYYGDDIIGQHISVFYRPHDHERKLLSYSLKQALKNGMHETEGWRVRKNGSVFWTNDTLTTLYNDQGNLIGFANVSRDITERKLAEEKKAQLNAELEKRVKDNTQKIIANEIRFRKLIENSYEGISLFDGELNIIYRSPSCERINGWTHLEELPRKALDLVHPEDAPLMESQFKKILQNPLEPIIVNCRNRHKQGHYIWVECIFNNMLHDINVQAIVCNFRDVTEQHNAQLERERITSDLVQRNKDLEQYAYIISHNLRAPVANIAGLSGLLHDMPASNDDQANVLDMLTHAVKNLDNVILNLNQILQASSEANDQIEEVSLSELVKTIQLSINSLIQKSKATIEFEFSEIDRLLTLKSYLHSIVQNLITNSIKYKRPYIRPVISIRSAVTDNTIVIYFKDNGKGIDLAKHGHHLFGLYKRFDHTVEGKGMGLFMVKMQVERLGGSISVVSELNKGTEFTIKFPLCLMAI, from the coding sequence TTGAATACCACCGAATTGCTACCCGGACAAAGCGTTGATGAAAAGCTATTTCGCTTATTGGTAAGCAGTGTTACCGATTATGCTATATTTTTAATTGACATTAACGGTTATATCTTGAGCTGGAACGAGGGTGCCGAACGTATTCATGGCTACTATGGTGACGATATTATCGGACAGCATATTTCTGTTTTTTACCGCCCGCACGATCATGAGCGCAAACTGCTTAGTTATAGCTTGAAGCAGGCGCTCAAAAACGGTATGCACGAAACTGAGGGGTGGCGGGTACGCAAAAATGGCTCTGTATTTTGGACAAACGATACATTAACTACGCTATATAATGACCAAGGCAACCTGATAGGTTTTGCCAACGTATCACGTGATATTACCGAACGCAAACTGGCTGAGGAGAAAAAAGCCCAATTAAATGCAGAGCTGGAAAAGCGGGTTAAGGATAATACACAAAAAATTATTGCTAACGAGATACGCTTCCGCAAACTGATTGAAAATAGCTATGAAGGCATTTCATTATTTGATGGCGAACTAAATATTATATACCGCAGCCCCTCGTGCGAGCGCATCAACGGCTGGACCCATCTGGAAGAGTTACCGCGTAAAGCGCTAGATTTGGTGCATCCGGAAGATGCCCCTTTAATGGAGAGCCAGTTCAAAAAAATACTGCAAAATCCCTTAGAGCCTATCATTGTAAATTGCCGCAACCGCCACAAGCAAGGCCATTATATTTGGGTAGAATGCATTTTTAACAATATGCTGCACGATATTAATGTACAAGCTATTGTATGCAATTTTAGAGATGTAACTGAACAGCATAATGCCCAGTTAGAACGCGAACGCATTACCAGCGACTTAGTGCAACGCAACAAAGACCTGGAACAGTACGCTTATATTATATCACATAACCTGCGTGCACCTGTAGCTAATATTGCAGGCCTTTCGGGCCTTTTACACGATATGCCAGCATCAAACGATGACCAAGCTAACGTTTTAGATATGCTTACTCATGCCGTCAAAAACCTGGACAACGTTATACTTAACCTAAACCAAATCCTGCAAGCCAGCAGCGAGGCTAATGACCAGATTGAAGAAGTCTCGCTGTCTGAGCTTGTTAAAACTATCCAATTAAGTATTAATTCACTCATACAAAAAAGTAAGGCTACTATTGAATTTGAGTTTAGCGAGATTGACCGCCTGCTCACCTTAAAAAGTTATTTGCACAGCATTGTTCAAAATCTGATTACTAACAGTATTAAATACAAACGCCCATATATACGGCCGGTCATATCTATTCGCAGTGCCGTTACCGACAATACTATCGTTATTTATTTTAAAGATAATGGCAAAGGCATAGATTTGGCTAAACACGGTCATCACCTGTTTGGACTGTACAAAAGGTTTGACCATACGGTTGAAGGTAAAGGCATGGGCCTCTTTATGGTAAAAATGCAGGTTGAACGGCTTGGCGGCAGTATTAGCGTAGTAAGCGAATTAAACAAAGGAACAGAATTTACCATTAAGTTTCCGCTCTGCCTCATGGCCATTTAA
- the rsmI gene encoding 16S rRNA (cytidine(1402)-2'-O)-methyltransferase produces MTGKLYLVPTPIGNLEDMTYRAIRVLKEADLILAEDTRTSAPLLKHFGIEKKVFAHHQHNEHQSSSEIVKFLKEGKNIALISDAGTPAISDPGFYLVREALRYDLPVECLPGATAFVPALVNSGFPTDRFCFEGFLPLKKGRQTRYKLLAEEERTIILYESPHRLLKTLDEMATYFGTARQLSVSRELTKLYEETVRGTVAEVKQHFETHLVKGEFVICVAGKP; encoded by the coding sequence ATGACCGGTAAACTCTACTTAGTGCCAACGCCTATAGGCAACCTGGAAGATATGACTTACCGGGCCATACGTGTTTTAAAAGAAGCCGACCTGATTTTGGCTGAAGATACCCGCACCTCTGCCCCTTTACTTAAACATTTCGGCATTGAAAAAAAGGTATTTGCCCATCATCAGCATAATGAACATCAGTCTTCTTCAGAAATTGTAAAGTTTTTAAAAGAGGGTAAAAACATTGCTCTAATTTCTGATGCCGGCACACCAGCCATATCCGACCCCGGCTTTTATCTGGTGCGCGAAGCCTTGCGTTACGACCTACCAGTAGAATGCCTGCCGGGCGCTACGGCATTTGTACCGGCGCTGGTAAATTCGGGTTTCCCAACTGATCGCTTTTGCTTTGAAGGATTTTTACCTTTAAAAAAAGGCAGGCAAACCCGTTATAAGCTTTTGGCCGAAGAAGAACGAACTATCATTTTGTATGAGTCGCCGCATCGGTTATTAAAAACGCTGGACGAGATGGCTACTTATTTTGGAACCGCCCGGCAATTGTCTGTATCGCGGGAGTTAACTAAACTATATGAAGAAACGGTACGTGGTACCGTTGCCGAGGTAAAACAGCATTTTGAGACACATTTAGTAAAAGGTGAATTTGTTATTTGTGTAGCCGGGAAGCCTTGA
- the serS gene encoding serine--tRNA ligase, protein MLQVSYIRDNKEQVLERLAVKNFKQTELVDELIALDDSRRQTQGRLDSTSAEANAAAKRIGEMMRTGQKAEAEQLKSQTGTWKEEIKQLNEQLNKIEQELLQKVVLLPNLPHSSVPKGVSAEDNEVVLENGEKPVLPASALPHWELATKYNLIDFELGVKITGAGFPVYKGKGAKLQRALISFFLDEAEKAGYNEVMLPLMVNEASGFGTGQLPDKEGQMYFVGQDNLYLIPTAEVPITNMYRDVILKLDELPVKNTGYTPCFRREAGSYGAHVRGLNRLHQFDKVELVQVVHPDQSYEVLEGMSTHVQGLLQKLGLAYRVLRLCGGDMGFTAALTYDMETWSAAQQRWLEVSSVSNFETYQSNRLKLRFRNAEGKTQLAHTLNGSALALPRIVATLLENNQTEQGIKIPEVLVPYTKFEWIN, encoded by the coding sequence ATGCTGCAAGTTAGTTATATCCGCGATAACAAGGAACAGGTTTTAGAACGTTTGGCTGTTAAAAACTTTAAACAGACTGAACTGGTTGATGAGTTGATTGCCCTGGACGACAGCCGGCGCCAAACTCAGGGGCGTTTAGACAGTACATCGGCCGAGGCCAATGCTGCCGCTAAACGAATTGGCGAAATGATGCGTACCGGCCAGAAAGCGGAGGCCGAACAGCTAAAATCGCAAACCGGAACCTGGAAAGAAGAAATTAAGCAGCTAAATGAGCAACTTAACAAGATTGAGCAAGAGTTGTTGCAGAAAGTAGTTTTACTGCCTAACCTGCCGCATAGCAGTGTGCCAAAAGGCGTAAGTGCTGAGGATAATGAGGTGGTGCTTGAAAATGGCGAAAAACCTGTTTTACCTGCCAGTGCCCTGCCACATTGGGAACTGGCTACAAAGTATAACCTGATTGATTTTGAATTAGGTGTTAAAATAACCGGTGCCGGTTTCCCGGTGTATAAAGGTAAGGGCGCCAAATTACAACGAGCCTTGATCAGTTTCTTTTTAGACGAGGCTGAAAAAGCAGGTTACAACGAAGTGATGCTGCCGTTGATGGTGAACGAAGCTTCTGGCTTTGGTACTGGGCAGTTGCCTGATAAAGAAGGGCAGATGTATTTTGTAGGCCAGGATAATTTGTATCTAATCCCAACTGCCGAGGTGCCTATCACCAATATGTACCGCGACGTGATTTTAAAATTGGATGAGTTGCCGGTTAAAAATACCGGTTACACACCATGTTTCCGTCGCGAGGCCGGGTCTTACGGTGCACACGTGCGCGGCCTTAACCGTTTACATCAGTTTGATAAAGTAGAGTTGGTGCAGGTAGTACATCCCGACCAGTCTTACGAAGTACTGGAGGGTATGAGCACACATGTGCAGGGCCTGTTGCAAAAGTTAGGTTTGGCTTACCGTGTGTTGCGCTTGTGTGGTGGCGATATGGGTTTTACCGCTGCTTTAACTTATGATATGGAAACCTGGAGCGCAGCCCAGCAACGCTGGCTGGAAGTTTCGTCAGTATCCAACTTCGAAACTTATCAAAGTAACCGCTTAAAATTGCGTTTCCGTAATGCTGAGGGTAAAACGCAACTGGCGCACACCCTCAATGGCAGTGCTTTGGCGCTGCCGCGTATAGTAGCCACACTACTCGAAAATAATCAAACCGAGCAGGGTATCAAAATACCGGAAGTGTTAGTGCCTTATACTAAGTTTGAATGGATAAATTAA
- a CDS encoding glycosyltransferase family 39 protein: protein MTQNPINNKTWFWLFFSLLVAYVFGLFVPLMNEDASHHANIALHMVQNHDYVNLVDDHYKDYLDKPHLHFWLTALSFNIFGVNTISYKIPALLATILGLFSTFRLGKLMINRQVGLMATVMYASAQAQFLANNDVRMDALLTASIIFATWQLVESAYFSRWYNYVLAGLGLAMAFTTKGMIGFVMPGVALFFLLLYQRNWKAMFHWRWLVVLLCWAVFIAPCVYCYYLQYDLHPEKVVRNMRHVSGVKFILWKQNFERLEGKHWGKGHKDYFFFFHTLLWAFLPFCLLTYIAFFNRVTFFIKSRFKYTPNHELMTVGTIIIIFAIISSSGYQLPHYLNILFPFFALLTAGLLEAKVNADDLKTLSAYNKVQYLVIAIVVFLLVLLNFWCFPAHSWAVIIVSLLIVGVMLYVFAKEHHLLTRLITLSVLLASLTNVLLNGNVYQQLLNYQSGIGLAQVVNRTHIPKNDVYNFNHHSSGFNFYAQHLNKEITLADIRAKRAEGKPVWLLTNADARQILISQGFKFKTVYSDVDFGITRLNKEFLNPATRKKVCVTDYLIQII, encoded by the coding sequence ATGACGCAAAATCCTATCAATAATAAAACCTGGTTCTGGCTCTTTTTTTCGTTACTGGTAGCTTACGTTTTCGGTTTGTTTGTGCCGCTCATGAACGAGGATGCCTCACACCATGCCAACATTGCCCTGCACATGGTGCAAAACCATGATTATGTAAACCTTGTTGATGACCATTATAAAGATTACCTGGATAAGCCGCATCTGCATTTTTGGCTAACGGCGCTGTCGTTCAATATTTTTGGGGTAAACACCATCTCTTATAAAATACCGGCTTTACTGGCCACCATTTTAGGTTTGTTTTCTACCTTCCGTTTAGGAAAGCTCATGATTAACAGGCAGGTGGGTTTAATGGCCACTGTAATGTATGCCAGTGCACAGGCGCAATTTTTGGCCAACAATGATGTACGGATGGATGCTCTGCTTACTGCAAGCATTATTTTCGCTACCTGGCAACTGGTAGAGTCGGCTTATTTTTCGCGCTGGTATAATTACGTACTGGCTGGGTTGGGGCTTGCCATGGCGTTTACTACTAAGGGCATGATTGGCTTTGTAATGCCTGGCGTAGCGTTGTTCTTTTTATTGCTGTATCAGCGTAACTGGAAAGCTATGTTTCATTGGCGTTGGTTAGTGGTTTTATTATGCTGGGCAGTGTTTATAGCGCCTTGCGTTTATTGCTACTACCTCCAATACGACTTACATCCTGAGAAAGTAGTGCGCAACATGCGGCATGTATCTGGTGTAAAGTTTATTTTATGGAAGCAAAATTTTGAGCGCTTAGAGGGTAAGCATTGGGGAAAGGGGCATAAAGATTATTTCTTTTTCTTTCATACCTTGCTATGGGCCTTTCTGCCTTTTTGCTTACTTACCTACATTGCGTTTTTTAACCGTGTCACTTTTTTTATAAAAAGCCGGTTTAAGTATACACCCAATCACGAGTTGATGACCGTAGGCACTATTATCATCATTTTTGCCATCATTTCTTCGTCGGGTTATCAGTTGCCTCATTATTTAAACATCTTATTTCCGTTTTTTGCATTGCTAACGGCCGGACTGCTGGAGGCTAAAGTAAACGCTGACGATTTAAAAACCTTATCTGCTTATAATAAGGTGCAATACCTGGTTATCGCTATTGTAGTATTTTTGTTGGTTTTGCTCAACTTCTGGTGCTTCCCGGCACACTCATGGGCGGTAATTATAGTATCGCTGTTAATAGTAGGCGTAATGCTATATGTGTTTGCTAAAGAACATCATTTGCTTACCCGTTTAATTACCTTGTCAGTTTTGTTGGCATCATTAACTAATGTGCTGCTTAATGGTAATGTGTATCAGCAACTATTAAATTACCAGAGTGGTATTGGCTTGGCTCAAGTTGTTAATCGTACCCATATTCCTAAAAATGATGTTTACAACTTTAACCACCATAGTTCGGGTTTTAATTTTTATGCGCAACATTTAAATAAGGAGATAACCCTGGCCGATATCAGGGCTAAGCGTGCAGAGGGTAAACCTGTTTGGTTGCTTACCAATGCCGATGCCCGGCAAATTTTAATTAGCCAGGGTTTTAAGTTTAAAACCGTTTACTCGGATGTTGATTTTGGTATTACGCGTTTAAATAAAGAATTTTTAAATCCGGCAACGCGTAAAAAGGTATGTGTTACTGATTATCTGATCCAGATTATATAA
- the rimP gene encoding ribosome assembly cofactor RimP, with translation MNIEKRVTELVEEKIADKPGLFLVSVKMQGSGKLVILIDGDTGLGIGDCAEVSRHVGHHLEEENLIPDAYNLEVSSPGIDTPLTLPRQYVKNIGRQVAIKTTDGGKREGKLLSLTADHVLIEEKIKTTGKKAELVESAIPTDTIAETKVLISFK, from the coding sequence ATGAATATTGAAAAGAGAGTAACAGAACTGGTTGAAGAAAAAATTGCAGACAAGCCCGGCCTTTTTTTGGTCAGCGTTAAAATGCAAGGGAGTGGAAAGCTGGTCATTTTGATCGATGGCGACACAGGCTTAGGTATTGGTGATTGTGCTGAAGTAAGCCGCCATGTAGGCCATCATCTGGAAGAAGAAAATCTGATACCTGATGCCTATAACCTGGAAGTATCGTCGCCCGGCATTGATACGCCGTTAACGTTGCCCCGGCAGTATGTAAAAAATATAGGTCGTCAGGTAGCCATCAAAACCACCGACGGTGGTAAACGCGAAGGCAAACTGCTGTCATTAACGGCCGACCATGTACTGATTGAAGAAAAAATAAAAACTACAGGTAAGAAAGCGGAACTGGTAGAAAGTGCCATTCCGACAGATACTATAGCAGAAACAAAAGTTTTAATATCGTTTAAATAA
- the nusA gene encoding transcription termination factor NusA — MSSINLIDSFQEFKDFKNIDRPTMMSVLEDVFRSMIRKKYGTDENCDVIVNTDNGDLEIWRTRTVMEDGFSEDDDLEIELAEAHKHDPDLEVGDEFVEQVTLESFGRRAILAARQTLVSKILELEKDEIFKKYKDRVGEIITGEVYQVWKKETLVLDDEGNELLLPKSEQIPADYFKKGDSVKAVVSKVDMMNTNPKIIISRTAPEFLQRLFEQEVPEIFDGLITIKKIVREPGERAKVAVESYDDRIDPVGACVGMKGSRIHGIVRELKNENIDVINYTNNVQLYIQRALSPAKITTIKLDDERKTAAVYLKPDQVSLAIGRGGHNIKLAGKLTGYEVDVYREADEHEEDVDLEEFSDEIDGWIIDEFKRVGLDSAKSILSLSIGELVKRTDLEEETIKEVLSILQAEFE; from the coding sequence ATGAGCAGTATTAATTTAATAGATTCCTTTCAGGAGTTTAAAGATTTTAAGAACATTGACCGGCCAACCATGATGAGTGTGTTGGAAGATGTGTTTAGAAGCATGATTCGTAAAAAATACGGTACCGACGAGAACTGCGACGTAATTGTAAACACCGATAACGGTGACTTGGAGATTTGGCGCACTCGTACCGTTATGGAAGACGGATTTTCAGAAGATGATGATCTGGAAATAGAACTGGCCGAAGCTCATAAACACGATCCGGATTTAGAGGTAGGTGATGAGTTTGTTGAACAGGTAACGTTAGAAAGCTTTGGCCGCAGGGCTATTTTAGCTGCCCGCCAAACGCTGGTATCTAAAATTTTAGAGCTGGAGAAAGACGAAATATTTAAAAAATATAAAGATCGCGTAGGCGAAATTATTACCGGCGAGGTTTACCAGGTTTGGAAAAAAGAAACCTTAGTGCTTGATGATGAAGGTAACGAGTTATTGTTGCCAAAAAGCGAGCAAATACCTGCCGATTACTTTAAAAAAGGTGATAGCGTAAAAGCGGTAGTATCTAAAGTGGATATGATGAACACTAATCCTAAAATCATCATTTCGCGTACTGCACCTGAGTTTTTACAGCGTTTATTTGAGCAGGAAGTTCCGGAGATTTTTGATGGCTTAATTACCATTAAGAAAATTGTACGTGAACCGGGAGAGCGTGCCAAAGTGGCGGTTGAATCTTACGATGACCGCATTGACCCGGTAGGTGCCTGTGTGGGTATGAAAGGATCGCGTATACATGGTATAGTGCGCGAGCTTAAAAATGAAAACATTGACGTTATTAACTATACCAATAACGTTCAATTATACATTCAGCGGGCCTTATCGCCGGCTAAAATTACTACAATAAAGCTGGATGACGAGCGTAAAACCGCAGCCGTTTATTTGAAGCCTGATCAAGTATCACTGGCTATAGGCCGTGGCGGACATAACATTAAACTGGCCGGTAAATTAACCGGTTATGAAGTGGATGTTTACCGCGAAGCTGATGAGCATGAGGAGGACGTGGACCTGGAAGAATTCTCGGATGAAATAGATGGCTGGATTATTGATGAGTTTAAACGTGTTGGTTTAGATTCGGCAAAGTCAATATTGAGCCTCAGCATCGGTGAATTGGTTAAACGCACTGACCTTGAAGAAGAAACAATTAAAGAAGTTTTATCAATTCTGCAGGCTGAGTTTGAATAA
- the infB gene encoding translation initiation factor IF-2 has protein sequence MSEDKSIKLIKAVKELNIGMGTIVDFLSTKGYKVDKNPNSVLNGDMYSTLVKQFAADKSIKEEAKQINIGKIRRDEPGVNPEKPAEQRTKDFEKEEILIKNAGGFSGGSANRPKEAEKPQERPEGSLPGVKVVGKIDLNNLNKPAPRPEPAPQPVAAPEPVAEKPAAPAPKAPEPVAKPAPQPEPVAAPAPVAEKPAAPAPKAPEPVAKPAPQPEPVAAPAPVAEKPAAPAPKAPEPVVTATAEKPATLPATAATPEEQAVAPENEVIRAKAERLTGPNVVGKIQLPIDNGRRGNQASASSNANTSDNRRKRKRKETGPGQPGGQTGGPQQGQPGGGNQQGGNNNNNNNRPGGGGYQGGNNRPGQGGNNRPGGGGGYQGGNNRPAFGNRNAAPSGAPKEEPTEKEIQDQIKATLARLSGAGKSGKFAQRAKFRRQKRDDVAASAEEAAMEQELQSRVLKVTEFVTANELASLMDVSVTQIISTCMSLGMFVSINQRLDAETLSIVADEFGYKIDFVKPDEEEINLEEDDAPESLIARAPIVTIMGHVDHGKTSLLDFIRKTNVIGGEAGGITQHIGAYEVTLEDKRKITFLDTPGHEAFTAMRARGAQVTDIVIIVIAADDSVMPQTREAINHAQAAGAPIIFAFNKIDKPGANADKVREQLAGMNILVEEWGGKYQSQEISAKSGLNINLLLEKVLLEAELLELKANPKKRAVGTVIEAALDKGRGIVTTVLVQAGTLRVGDPILAGSYSGRVKALTNERGMRVSEAGPSTPVQVLGMQGAPTAGDKFNALESEVEARDIANKRLQLQREQGLRTQKHITLDEIGRRLAIGNFKELNIIVKGDVDGSIEALSDSLLKLSTDQIQVNIISKAVGQISESDVLLASASDAIIIGFQVRPSGSARKLAEQEQIDIRLYSIIYDAINEIKTAMEGMLAPTFEEKIVANVEIRETFKISKVGTIAGCMVLDGKITRNSKIRIVREGVVIYTGELASLKRYKDDVKEVNTGYECGLNIHNFNNIEVGDIVEAYENVEVKRKL, from the coding sequence ATGTCAGAAGACAAAAGCATAAAGTTAATAAAAGCAGTAAAAGAGCTTAACATTGGTATGGGTACCATTGTAGACTTTTTATCCACAAAGGGTTATAAAGTAGACAAAAACCCAAACTCGGTGCTTAATGGCGATATGTACAGCACGCTGGTTAAACAGTTTGCTGCCGATAAAAGCATTAAGGAGGAAGCCAAACAAATCAACATAGGCAAAATACGCCGTGATGAACCTGGTGTGAATCCTGAAAAGCCTGCTGAGCAACGCACTAAAGACTTTGAAAAAGAAGAAATCCTGATTAAAAATGCAGGAGGCTTTTCGGGTGGATCTGCAAACCGGCCCAAAGAAGCTGAGAAGCCTCAAGAGCGTCCGGAAGGATCTTTACCTGGAGTTAAGGTGGTTGGGAAAATAGATTTAAATAATCTTAACAAACCGGCACCACGCCCAGAACCGGCACCACAGCCAGTGGCAGCACCAGAGCCTGTAGCCGAAAAACCTGCAGCGCCTGCGCCGAAAGCACCAGAGCCTGTAGCTAAACCAGCTCCGCAGCCTGAGCCAGTGGCAGCACCAGCTCCGGTAGCCGAAAAACCTGCAGCGCCTGCGCCAAAAGCACCAGAGCCTGTAGCTAAACCAGCTCCGCAGCCTGAGCCAGTGGCAGCACCAGCTCCGGTAGCCGAAAAACCTGCAGCGCCTGCGCCAAAAGCACCAGAGCCTGTAGTAACCGCTACTGCCGAAAAACCGGCAACACTGCCTGCAACTGCCGCAACTCCGGAAGAGCAAGCTGTTGCTCCTGAGAATGAAGTGATCAGGGCTAAAGCTGAGCGCCTTACCGGACCAAACGTTGTTGGTAAAATACAATTACCGATAGACAATGGCCGTCGTGGCAACCAGGCTTCTGCATCTTCAAATGCTAATACTTCTGACAACAGACGCAAACGTAAACGTAAAGAAACCGGACCAGGACAACCTGGTGGTCAAACCGGCGGTCCGCAACAAGGGCAGCCAGGTGGTGGCAATCAGCAGGGCGGTAATAATAACAATAATAATAACCGCCCAGGCGGCGGTGGCTATCAAGGCGGTAATAATCGCCCAGGCCAAGGCGGCAATAACCGTCCGGGTGGCGGTGGCGGCTATCAAGGTGGCAACAACAGGCCGGCATTTGGTAATCGTAATGCGGCCCCAAGCGGCGCGCCTAAAGAAGAGCCTACAGAAAAAGAAATACAAGACCAGATTAAAGCTACACTTGCCCGCTTAAGTGGTGCAGGTAAATCGGGTAAGTTTGCGCAACGGGCTAAATTCCGTCGCCAGAAACGTGATGATGTGGCCGCATCTGCCGAAGAGGCAGCAATGGAACAAGAGCTGCAGTCGCGGGTACTAAAGGTTACCGAGTTTGTTACCGCTAACGAGCTGGCCTCGTTAATGGACGTTTCGGTAACGCAAATTATCTCTACCTGTATGAGCCTGGGTATGTTCGTATCTATTAACCAACGTTTAGATGCGGAAACCCTGAGCATTGTGGCTGACGAGTTTGGCTATAAGATAGACTTTGTTAAGCCTGACGAAGAAGAAATCAACCTTGAGGAAGACGACGCTCCGGAAAGCTTAATTGCTCGTGCACCGATTGTAACCATTATGGGTCACGTTGACCACGGTAAAACATCATTGCTCGATTTTATACGCAAAACCAACGTTATTGGCGGCGAGGCGGGTGGTATCACCCAGCACATCGGTGCCTATGAAGTAACGCTGGAAGATAAACGTAAAATTACTTTCCTGGATACGCCGGGTCACGAAGCGTTTACCGCGATGCGTGCCCGTGGTGCACAGGTAACCGATATTGTAATTATCGTTATTGCTGCTGACGATAGCGTGATGCCGCAAACCCGGGAGGCTATAAACCATGCCCAGGCTGCAGGTGCACCAATCATCTTTGCCTTTAACAAAATTGACAAACCGGGTGCTAACGCCGATAAAGTGCGCGAGCAGCTGGCCGGTATGAACATCCTGGTTGAAGAATGGGGCGGTAAATACCAGTCGCAAGAAATTTCTGCCAAATCCGGTTTAAATATCAACTTGCTGCTCGAGAAAGTATTGCTTGAGGCAGAATTGCTTGAGCTAAAGGCTAACCCGAAAAAACGTGCTGTAGGTACGGTTATCGAGGCTGCTTTAGATAAGGGCCGGGGTATTGTAACTACGGTATTGGTACAGGCAGGTACACTACGTGTTGGTGATCCAATATTGGCAGGTAGTTATAGCGGTCGTGTAAAAGCATTAACCAACGAGCGTGGTATGCGTGTAAGCGAAGCAGGTCCATCTACACCGGTACAGGTGTTAGGTATGCAAGGTGCACCAACTGCCGGCGACAAATTTAATGCACTCGAAAGCGAAGTTGAAGCACGTGATATTGCCAACAAACGTTTACAGTTACAACGTGAGCAAGGTTTGCGTACGCAGAAACACATTACGCTTGATGAGATTGGTCGTCGTTTGGCTATCGGTAACTTTAAGGAGCTTAACATCATTGTTAAAGGTGACGTTGACGGTTCTATTGAAGCGTTATCCGACTCATTGCTTAAACTATCTACCGATCAGATCCAGGTAAATATCATCTCTAAAGCGGTAGGTCAGATTTCCGAATCAGACGTATTGCTGGCCTCGGCTTCAGATGCAATCATCATCGGTTTCCAGGTACGCCCATCAGGCAGTGCCCGTAAGCTGGCCGAACAGGAGCAGATTGATATCCGCCTGTACTCGATCATCTACGATGCCATCAACGAGATTAAAACAGCGATGGAAGGCATGTTGGCTCCAACTTTCGAAGAGAAGATTGTAGCTAATGTAGAGATTCGCGAAACCTTTAAAATTAGTAAGGTGGGTACCATTGCCGGATGTATGGTGTTAGATGGTAAGATTACCCGTAACAGCAAGATCCGCATCGTTCGCGAAGGTGTGGTAATTTACACCGGCGAACTGGCATCCCTGAAACGTTATAAAGACGACGTGAAAGAAGTAAATACAGGTTACGAGTGTGGATTAAACATCCATAACTTTAACAACATTGAAGTAGGCGACATTGTAGAAGCTTACGAAAATGTAGAAGTTAAACGTAAGCTGTAA